From Papaver somniferum cultivar HN1 unplaced genomic scaffold, ASM357369v1 unplaced-scaffold_99, whole genome shotgun sequence, the proteins below share one genomic window:
- the LOC113346320 gene encoding beta-galactosidase 10-like isoform X3 — protein MSSASEIRLLCLVFFLVFSSFSLASNVTYDHRSLIIDGQRKLFLSASIHYPRSVPAMWPGLIKTAKEGGINVIDTYVFWNGHELSPGNYYFDKRYDLVKFAKIVQQEGMYLILRIGPFVAAEWNFGGIPVWLHYVPGTVFRTDNEPFKYYMQNFTTYIVNMMKKEKLFASQGGPIILAQVENEYGGDLERVYGIGGKSYVMWAAEMAVSQNIGVPWIMCWQYDAPDPVIDTCNSFYCDQFKPNSDSKPKIWTENWPGWFKKFGERDPHRPVEDVAFSVARFFQKGGSVHNYYMYHGGTNFGRTSGGPFVTTSYDYDAPIDEYGIVRLPKWGHLKQLHEAIMSCEHALLHGEQTLLSLGPSQEADVFSEASGACAAFLSNTDDKNDKTVTFQNVSYHLPAWSVSILPDCKNVAFNTAKVGSQSSSMEMVPENLQASPMQWNIFMEKAGVWGEADFSKHSLVDHINTTKDTTDYLWYTTSVYVYENESFLSNGTRPKLVISSNGHALYAFINQKLEGDSLFSEVSNMRSLDSKFESLVNLKAGKNDIAILGMTVGLQHAGPFYDSIPAGLTSVKLEGFNNGTIDLSSNAWIYKIGLEGEHLKIYLPSGLNSVKWQPTSEPPKNQPLTWYMTVVDPPLGDDPVGLDMIDMGKGLAWLNGEEIGRYWSRRSSIYDNCTTSCDYRGIYNQDKCRTGCGEPTQRWYHVPRSWFKPSGNILVIFEEKGGDPSKIKFSRRKVTGVCALISEDYPSLEYESWNEDMTVKNESNPTVHLSCPKGTIISAIKFASFGTPTGECGSYSVGDCHDSTSLLKVEKVCLNKQECALALSNRNFNMTLCHGSTKKLAVEAECSGSS, from the exons ATGTCTAGTGCTAGTGAGATTAGGCTGTtatgtttggttttcttcttAGTATTTTCATCATTTTCGTTAGCTTCTAATGTTACTTATGATCATCGCTCTTTGATTATCGATGGACAAAGAAAATTGTTCCTCTCTGCATCTATACATTACCCTCGCAGTGTACCAGCT ATGTGGCCAGGACTAATTAAGACGGCCAAAGAAGGAGGGATTAATGTGATCGACACGTATGTGTTTTGGAATGGGCATGAACTTTCTCCTGGAAAT TATTATTTCGATAAGCGATATGATCTGGtgaagtttgcaaagattgtgcaACAAGAAGGAATGTATTTGATTCTGAGGATTGGTCCATTTGTTGCTGCTGAATGGAATTTTGG GGGTATACCTGTTTGGCTCCATTATGTGCCTGGAACTGTCTTTAGAACTGATAACGAACCCTTTAAG TATTATATGCAAAACTTTACTACATATATAGTGAACATGATGAAGAAAGAGAAACTTTTTGCATCACAGGGAGGCCCTATCATCTTGGCCCAG GTGGAAAATGAATATGGAGGAGATCTTGAGAGAGTCTATGGAATCGGTGGCAAGTCATATGTAATGTGGGCAGCAGAAATGGCTGTTTCTCAAAATATAGGTGTGCCTTGGATAATGTGCTGGCAGTATGATGCACCTGATCCAGTG ATCGATACCTGCAATTCATTTTACTGTGATCAATTCAAGCCCAATTCTGACAGCAAGCCAAAAATTTGGACTGAGAACTGGCCTGGATG GTTTAAGAAATTTGGGGAAAGGGATCCTCACAGGCCAGTTGAAGATGTTGCTTTTTCCGTtgcccgtttttttcaaaaaggtGGTAGTGTACATAATTACTACATG TATCATGGTGGAACAAATTTTGGTCGGACTTCAGGAGGACCTTTTGTTACTACTAGCTATGATTATGATGCACCAATTGATGAATATG GAATTGTGAGGCTTCCAAAATGGGGACACCTTAAGCAACTCCATGAAGCTATAATGTCATGTGAGCATGCACTGCTTCATGGTGAACAAACCCTTTTGTCGCTTGGTCCTTCTCAAGAG GCTGATGTATTTTCTGAAGCTTCAGGAGCATGTGCTGCCTTCCTATCTAACACCGACGACAAAAATGATAAAACAGTGACCTTTCAGAATGTATCATATCACCTTCCAGCTTGGTCAGTCAGCATCTTACCCGACTGCAAGAATGTCGCATTTAACACGGCAAAG GTTGGATCCCAAAGCTCCTCAATGGAAATGGTACCAGAAAATTTGCAGGCCTCACCAATGCAGTGGAATATATTTatggaaaaagcgggggtctgggGAGAAGCTGATTTTAGTAAACATAGTTTGGTAGATCACATAAATACCACTAAAGATACTACCGACTATCTTTGGTATACAACAAG TGTGTACGTTTATGAAAATGAGAGCTTCTTGAGTAATGGAACCCGTCCGAAGCTTGTAATTTCATCGAACGGTCATGCTCTATATGCTTTTATCAATCAGAAGCTGGAAGGAGATTCTTTATTTAGTGAAGTTTCCAATATGAGAA GTTTAGATTCTAAATTTGAAAGTCTCGTTAATTTAAAGGCTGGGAAGAATGACATTGCGATTCTTGGCATGACAGTGGGATTACAA CATGCAGGGCCATTTTATGATTCAATACCGGCAGGGCTAACAAGTGTCAAGTTGGAGGGGTTCAATAATGGAACCATTGACTTGTCATCAAATGCTTGGATCTATAAG ATTGGTTTAGAAGGAGAGCACTTAAAGATATACCTTCCGAGTGGTTTGAACAGTGTGAAGTGGCAGCCAACCTCAGAGCCACCAAAAAATCAGCCTCTCACGTGGTACATG ACCGTAGTGGATCCTCCACTTGGAGATGACCCGGTTGGTCTGGACATGATAGATATGGGGAAAGGCCTTGCTTGGCTGAAtggagaagaaattggaagatACTGGTCAAGGCGATCCTCTATATATGATAATTGCACCACCAGCTGCGATTACAGAGGCATATACAATCAGGACAAATGTCGCACTGGTTGTGGTGAACCAACTCAAAGATG GTACCATGTTCCAAGGTCTTGGTTTAAGCCATCTGGAAATATTCTTGTGATTTTTGAAGAGAAAGGGGGAGATCCAAGTAAAATTAAATTCTCAAGACGAAAAGTAACTGGTGTATGTGCTCTAATATCGGAGGATTATCCCTCTTTAGAATACGAATCATGGAATGAGGACATGACAGTGAAAAATGAAAGCAACCCAACTGTCCATCTGAGTTGTCCCAAGGGCACAATAATATCTGCAATAAAATTTGCAAGCTTTGGGACCCCTACTGGAGAATGCGGATCTTACAGCGTGGGAGACTGTCATGATTCTACTTCACTTTTAAAGGTTGAAAAG GTCTGCTTAAACAAGCAAGAGTGTGCTTTAGCGTTGTCAAACAGGAACTTCAATATGACTTTATGCCATGGCTCGACAAAGAAGCTTGCCGTTGAAGCTGAATGTAGTGGCAGCAGCTGA
- the LOC113346320 gene encoding beta-galactosidase 10-like isoform X2 — protein sequence MSSASEIRLLCLVFFLVFSSFSLASNVTYDHRSLIIDGQRKLFLSASIHYPRSVPAMWPGLIKTAKEGGINVIDTYVFWNGHELSPGNYYFDKRYDLVKFAKIVQQEGMYLILRIGPFVAAEWNFGGIPVWLHYVPGTVFRTDNEPFKYYMQNFTTYIVNMMKKEKLFASQGGPIILAQVENEYGGDLERVYGIGGKSYVMWAAEMAVSQNIGVPWIMCWQYDAPDPVIDTCNSFYCDQFKPNSDSKPKIWTENWPGWFKKFGERDPHRPVEDVAFSVARFFQKGGSVHNYYMYHGGTNFGRTSGGPFVTTSYDYDAPIDEYGIVRLPKWGHLKQLHEAIMSCEHALLHGEQTLLSLGPSQEADVFSEASGACAAFLSNTDDKNDKTVTFQNVSYHLPAWSVSILPDCKNVAFNTAKVGSQSSSMEMVPENLQASPMQWNIFMEKAGVWGEADFSKHSLVDHINTTKDTTDYLWYTTSVYVYENESFLSNGTRPKLVISSNGHALYAFINQKLEGDSLFSEVSNMRNSAGLDSKFESLVNLKAGKNDIAILGMTVGLQHAGPFYDSIPAGLTSVKLEGFNNGTIDLSSNAWIYKIGLEGEHLKIYLPSGLNSVKWQPTSEPPKNQPLTWYMTVVDPPLGDDPVGLDMIDMGKGLAWLNGEEIGRYWSRRSSIYDNCTTSCDYRGIYNQDKCRTGCGEPTQRWYHVPRSWFKPSGNILVIFEEKGGDPSKIKFSRRKVTGVCALISEDYPSLEYESWNEDMTVKNESNPTVHLSCPKGTIISAIKFASFGTPTGECGSYSVGDCHDSTSLLKVEKVCLNKQECALALSNRNFNMTLCHGSTKKLAVEAECSGSS from the exons ATGTCTAGTGCTAGTGAGATTAGGCTGTtatgtttggttttcttcttAGTATTTTCATCATTTTCGTTAGCTTCTAATGTTACTTATGATCATCGCTCTTTGATTATCGATGGACAAAGAAAATTGTTCCTCTCTGCATCTATACATTACCCTCGCAGTGTACCAGCT ATGTGGCCAGGACTAATTAAGACGGCCAAAGAAGGAGGGATTAATGTGATCGACACGTATGTGTTTTGGAATGGGCATGAACTTTCTCCTGGAAAT TATTATTTCGATAAGCGATATGATCTGGtgaagtttgcaaagattgtgcaACAAGAAGGAATGTATTTGATTCTGAGGATTGGTCCATTTGTTGCTGCTGAATGGAATTTTGG GGGTATACCTGTTTGGCTCCATTATGTGCCTGGAACTGTCTTTAGAACTGATAACGAACCCTTTAAG TATTATATGCAAAACTTTACTACATATATAGTGAACATGATGAAGAAAGAGAAACTTTTTGCATCACAGGGAGGCCCTATCATCTTGGCCCAG GTGGAAAATGAATATGGAGGAGATCTTGAGAGAGTCTATGGAATCGGTGGCAAGTCATATGTAATGTGGGCAGCAGAAATGGCTGTTTCTCAAAATATAGGTGTGCCTTGGATAATGTGCTGGCAGTATGATGCACCTGATCCAGTG ATCGATACCTGCAATTCATTTTACTGTGATCAATTCAAGCCCAATTCTGACAGCAAGCCAAAAATTTGGACTGAGAACTGGCCTGGATG GTTTAAGAAATTTGGGGAAAGGGATCCTCACAGGCCAGTTGAAGATGTTGCTTTTTCCGTtgcccgtttttttcaaaaaggtGGTAGTGTACATAATTACTACATG TATCATGGTGGAACAAATTTTGGTCGGACTTCAGGAGGACCTTTTGTTACTACTAGCTATGATTATGATGCACCAATTGATGAATATG GAATTGTGAGGCTTCCAAAATGGGGACACCTTAAGCAACTCCATGAAGCTATAATGTCATGTGAGCATGCACTGCTTCATGGTGAACAAACCCTTTTGTCGCTTGGTCCTTCTCAAGAG GCTGATGTATTTTCTGAAGCTTCAGGAGCATGTGCTGCCTTCCTATCTAACACCGACGACAAAAATGATAAAACAGTGACCTTTCAGAATGTATCATATCACCTTCCAGCTTGGTCAGTCAGCATCTTACCCGACTGCAAGAATGTCGCATTTAACACGGCAAAG GTTGGATCCCAAAGCTCCTCAATGGAAATGGTACCAGAAAATTTGCAGGCCTCACCAATGCAGTGGAATATATTTatggaaaaagcgggggtctgggGAGAAGCTGATTTTAGTAAACATAGTTTGGTAGATCACATAAATACCACTAAAGATACTACCGACTATCTTTGGTATACAACAAG TGTGTACGTTTATGAAAATGAGAGCTTCTTGAGTAATGGAACCCGTCCGAAGCTTGTAATTTCATCGAACGGTCATGCTCTATATGCTTTTATCAATCAGAAGCTGGAAGGAGATTCTTTATTTAGTGAAGTTTCCAATATGAGAA ATAGTGCAGGTTTAGATTCTAAATTTGAAAGTCTCGTTAATTTAAAGGCTGGGAAGAATGACATTGCGATTCTTGGCATGACAGTGGGATTACAA CATGCAGGGCCATTTTATGATTCAATACCGGCAGGGCTAACAAGTGTCAAGTTGGAGGGGTTCAATAATGGAACCATTGACTTGTCATCAAATGCTTGGATCTATAAG ATTGGTTTAGAAGGAGAGCACTTAAAGATATACCTTCCGAGTGGTTTGAACAGTGTGAAGTGGCAGCCAACCTCAGAGCCACCAAAAAATCAGCCTCTCACGTGGTACATG ACCGTAGTGGATCCTCCACTTGGAGATGACCCGGTTGGTCTGGACATGATAGATATGGGGAAAGGCCTTGCTTGGCTGAAtggagaagaaattggaagatACTGGTCAAGGCGATCCTCTATATATGATAATTGCACCACCAGCTGCGATTACAGAGGCATATACAATCAGGACAAATGTCGCACTGGTTGTGGTGAACCAACTCAAAGATG GTACCATGTTCCAAGGTCTTGGTTTAAGCCATCTGGAAATATTCTTGTGATTTTTGAAGAGAAAGGGGGAGATCCAAGTAAAATTAAATTCTCAAGACGAAAAGTAACTGGTGTATGTGCTCTAATATCGGAGGATTATCCCTCTTTAGAATACGAATCATGGAATGAGGACATGACAGTGAAAAATGAAAGCAACCCAACTGTCCATCTGAGTTGTCCCAAGGGCACAATAATATCTGCAATAAAATTTGCAAGCTTTGGGACCCCTACTGGAGAATGCGGATCTTACAGCGTGGGAGACTGTCATGATTCTACTTCACTTTTAAAGGTTGAAAAG GTCTGCTTAAACAAGCAAGAGTGTGCTTTAGCGTTGTCAAACAGGAACTTCAATATGACTTTATGCCATGGCTCGACAAAGAAGCTTGCCGTTGAAGCTGAATGTAGTGGCAGCAGCTGA
- the LOC113346320 gene encoding beta-galactosidase 10-like isoform X1, protein MSSASEIRLLCLVFFLVFSSFSLASNVTYDHRSLIIDGQRKLFLSASIHYPRSVPAMWPGLIKTAKEGGINVIDTYVFWNGHELSPGNYYFDKRYDLVKFAKIVQQEGMYLILRIGPFVAAEWNFGGIPVWLHYVPGTVFRTDNEPFKYYMQNFTTYIVNMMKKEKLFASQGGPIILAQVENEYGGDLERVYGIGGKSYVMWAAEMAVSQNIGVPWIMCWQYDAPDPVIDTCNSFYCDQFKPNSDSKPKIWTENWPGWFKKFGERDPHRPVEDVAFSVARFFQKGGSVHNYYMYHGGTNFGRTSGGPFVTTSYDYDAPIDEYGIVRLPKWGHLKQLHEAIMSCEHALLHGEQTLLSLGPSQEADVFSEASGACAAFLSNTDDKNDKTVTFQNVSYHLPAWSVSILPDCKNVAFNTAKVGSQSSSMEMVPENLQASPMQWNIFMEKAGVWGEADFSKHSLVDHINTTKDTTDYLWYTTSVYVYENESFLSNGTRPKLVISSNGHALYAFINQKLEGDSLFSEVSNMRTSASEDSAGLDSKFESLVNLKAGKNDIAILGMTVGLQHAGPFYDSIPAGLTSVKLEGFNNGTIDLSSNAWIYKIGLEGEHLKIYLPSGLNSVKWQPTSEPPKNQPLTWYMTVVDPPLGDDPVGLDMIDMGKGLAWLNGEEIGRYWSRRSSIYDNCTTSCDYRGIYNQDKCRTGCGEPTQRWYHVPRSWFKPSGNILVIFEEKGGDPSKIKFSRRKVTGVCALISEDYPSLEYESWNEDMTVKNESNPTVHLSCPKGTIISAIKFASFGTPTGECGSYSVGDCHDSTSLLKVEKVCLNKQECALALSNRNFNMTLCHGSTKKLAVEAECSGSS, encoded by the exons ATGTCTAGTGCTAGTGAGATTAGGCTGTtatgtttggttttcttcttAGTATTTTCATCATTTTCGTTAGCTTCTAATGTTACTTATGATCATCGCTCTTTGATTATCGATGGACAAAGAAAATTGTTCCTCTCTGCATCTATACATTACCCTCGCAGTGTACCAGCT ATGTGGCCAGGACTAATTAAGACGGCCAAAGAAGGAGGGATTAATGTGATCGACACGTATGTGTTTTGGAATGGGCATGAACTTTCTCCTGGAAAT TATTATTTCGATAAGCGATATGATCTGGtgaagtttgcaaagattgtgcaACAAGAAGGAATGTATTTGATTCTGAGGATTGGTCCATTTGTTGCTGCTGAATGGAATTTTGG GGGTATACCTGTTTGGCTCCATTATGTGCCTGGAACTGTCTTTAGAACTGATAACGAACCCTTTAAG TATTATATGCAAAACTTTACTACATATATAGTGAACATGATGAAGAAAGAGAAACTTTTTGCATCACAGGGAGGCCCTATCATCTTGGCCCAG GTGGAAAATGAATATGGAGGAGATCTTGAGAGAGTCTATGGAATCGGTGGCAAGTCATATGTAATGTGGGCAGCAGAAATGGCTGTTTCTCAAAATATAGGTGTGCCTTGGATAATGTGCTGGCAGTATGATGCACCTGATCCAGTG ATCGATACCTGCAATTCATTTTACTGTGATCAATTCAAGCCCAATTCTGACAGCAAGCCAAAAATTTGGACTGAGAACTGGCCTGGATG GTTTAAGAAATTTGGGGAAAGGGATCCTCACAGGCCAGTTGAAGATGTTGCTTTTTCCGTtgcccgtttttttcaaaaaggtGGTAGTGTACATAATTACTACATG TATCATGGTGGAACAAATTTTGGTCGGACTTCAGGAGGACCTTTTGTTACTACTAGCTATGATTATGATGCACCAATTGATGAATATG GAATTGTGAGGCTTCCAAAATGGGGACACCTTAAGCAACTCCATGAAGCTATAATGTCATGTGAGCATGCACTGCTTCATGGTGAACAAACCCTTTTGTCGCTTGGTCCTTCTCAAGAG GCTGATGTATTTTCTGAAGCTTCAGGAGCATGTGCTGCCTTCCTATCTAACACCGACGACAAAAATGATAAAACAGTGACCTTTCAGAATGTATCATATCACCTTCCAGCTTGGTCAGTCAGCATCTTACCCGACTGCAAGAATGTCGCATTTAACACGGCAAAG GTTGGATCCCAAAGCTCCTCAATGGAAATGGTACCAGAAAATTTGCAGGCCTCACCAATGCAGTGGAATATATTTatggaaaaagcgggggtctgggGAGAAGCTGATTTTAGTAAACATAGTTTGGTAGATCACATAAATACCACTAAAGATACTACCGACTATCTTTGGTATACAACAAG TGTGTACGTTTATGAAAATGAGAGCTTCTTGAGTAATGGAACCCGTCCGAAGCTTGTAATTTCATCGAACGGTCATGCTCTATATGCTTTTATCAATCAGAAGCTGGAAGGAGATTCTTTATTTAGTGAAGTTTCCAATATGAGAA CTAGCGCTTCTGAAGATAGTGCAGGTTTAGATTCTAAATTTGAAAGTCTCGTTAATTTAAAGGCTGGGAAGAATGACATTGCGATTCTTGGCATGACAGTGGGATTACAA CATGCAGGGCCATTTTATGATTCAATACCGGCAGGGCTAACAAGTGTCAAGTTGGAGGGGTTCAATAATGGAACCATTGACTTGTCATCAAATGCTTGGATCTATAAG ATTGGTTTAGAAGGAGAGCACTTAAAGATATACCTTCCGAGTGGTTTGAACAGTGTGAAGTGGCAGCCAACCTCAGAGCCACCAAAAAATCAGCCTCTCACGTGGTACATG ACCGTAGTGGATCCTCCACTTGGAGATGACCCGGTTGGTCTGGACATGATAGATATGGGGAAAGGCCTTGCTTGGCTGAAtggagaagaaattggaagatACTGGTCAAGGCGATCCTCTATATATGATAATTGCACCACCAGCTGCGATTACAGAGGCATATACAATCAGGACAAATGTCGCACTGGTTGTGGTGAACCAACTCAAAGATG GTACCATGTTCCAAGGTCTTGGTTTAAGCCATCTGGAAATATTCTTGTGATTTTTGAAGAGAAAGGGGGAGATCCAAGTAAAATTAAATTCTCAAGACGAAAAGTAACTGGTGTATGTGCTCTAATATCGGAGGATTATCCCTCTTTAGAATACGAATCATGGAATGAGGACATGACAGTGAAAAATGAAAGCAACCCAACTGTCCATCTGAGTTGTCCCAAGGGCACAATAATATCTGCAATAAAATTTGCAAGCTTTGGGACCCCTACTGGAGAATGCGGATCTTACAGCGTGGGAGACTGTCATGATTCTACTTCACTTTTAAAGGTTGAAAAG GTCTGCTTAAACAAGCAAGAGTGTGCTTTAGCGTTGTCAAACAGGAACTTCAATATGACTTTATGCCATGGCTCGACAAAGAAGCTTGCCGTTGAAGCTGAATGTAGTGGCAGCAGCTGA
- the LOC113346320 gene encoding beta-galactosidase 10-like isoform X4, which yields MWPGLIKTAKEGGINVIDTYVFWNGHELSPGNYYFDKRYDLVKFAKIVQQEGMYLILRIGPFVAAEWNFGGIPVWLHYVPGTVFRTDNEPFKYYMQNFTTYIVNMMKKEKLFASQGGPIILAQVENEYGGDLERVYGIGGKSYVMWAAEMAVSQNIGVPWIMCWQYDAPDPVIDTCNSFYCDQFKPNSDSKPKIWTENWPGWFKKFGERDPHRPVEDVAFSVARFFQKGGSVHNYYMYHGGTNFGRTSGGPFVTTSYDYDAPIDEYGIVRLPKWGHLKQLHEAIMSCEHALLHGEQTLLSLGPSQEADVFSEASGACAAFLSNTDDKNDKTVTFQNVSYHLPAWSVSILPDCKNVAFNTAKVGSQSSSMEMVPENLQASPMQWNIFMEKAGVWGEADFSKHSLVDHINTTKDTTDYLWYTTSVYVYENESFLSNGTRPKLVISSNGHALYAFINQKLEGDSLFSEVSNMRTSASEDSAGLDSKFESLVNLKAGKNDIAILGMTVGLQHAGPFYDSIPAGLTSVKLEGFNNGTIDLSSNAWIYKIGLEGEHLKIYLPSGLNSVKWQPTSEPPKNQPLTWYMTVVDPPLGDDPVGLDMIDMGKGLAWLNGEEIGRYWSRRSSIYDNCTTSCDYRGIYNQDKCRTGCGEPTQRWYHVPRSWFKPSGNILVIFEEKGGDPSKIKFSRRKVTGVCALISEDYPSLEYESWNEDMTVKNESNPTVHLSCPKGTIISAIKFASFGTPTGECGSYSVGDCHDSTSLLKVEKVCLNKQECALALSNRNFNMTLCHGSTKKLAVEAECSGSS from the exons ATGTGGCCAGGACTAATTAAGACGGCCAAAGAAGGAGGGATTAATGTGATCGACACGTATGTGTTTTGGAATGGGCATGAACTTTCTCCTGGAAAT TATTATTTCGATAAGCGATATGATCTGGtgaagtttgcaaagattgtgcaACAAGAAGGAATGTATTTGATTCTGAGGATTGGTCCATTTGTTGCTGCTGAATGGAATTTTGG GGGTATACCTGTTTGGCTCCATTATGTGCCTGGAACTGTCTTTAGAACTGATAACGAACCCTTTAAG TATTATATGCAAAACTTTACTACATATATAGTGAACATGATGAAGAAAGAGAAACTTTTTGCATCACAGGGAGGCCCTATCATCTTGGCCCAG GTGGAAAATGAATATGGAGGAGATCTTGAGAGAGTCTATGGAATCGGTGGCAAGTCATATGTAATGTGGGCAGCAGAAATGGCTGTTTCTCAAAATATAGGTGTGCCTTGGATAATGTGCTGGCAGTATGATGCACCTGATCCAGTG ATCGATACCTGCAATTCATTTTACTGTGATCAATTCAAGCCCAATTCTGACAGCAAGCCAAAAATTTGGACTGAGAACTGGCCTGGATG GTTTAAGAAATTTGGGGAAAGGGATCCTCACAGGCCAGTTGAAGATGTTGCTTTTTCCGTtgcccgtttttttcaaaaaggtGGTAGTGTACATAATTACTACATG TATCATGGTGGAACAAATTTTGGTCGGACTTCAGGAGGACCTTTTGTTACTACTAGCTATGATTATGATGCACCAATTGATGAATATG GAATTGTGAGGCTTCCAAAATGGGGACACCTTAAGCAACTCCATGAAGCTATAATGTCATGTGAGCATGCACTGCTTCATGGTGAACAAACCCTTTTGTCGCTTGGTCCTTCTCAAGAG GCTGATGTATTTTCTGAAGCTTCAGGAGCATGTGCTGCCTTCCTATCTAACACCGACGACAAAAATGATAAAACAGTGACCTTTCAGAATGTATCATATCACCTTCCAGCTTGGTCAGTCAGCATCTTACCCGACTGCAAGAATGTCGCATTTAACACGGCAAAG GTTGGATCCCAAAGCTCCTCAATGGAAATGGTACCAGAAAATTTGCAGGCCTCACCAATGCAGTGGAATATATTTatggaaaaagcgggggtctgggGAGAAGCTGATTTTAGTAAACATAGTTTGGTAGATCACATAAATACCACTAAAGATACTACCGACTATCTTTGGTATACAACAAG TGTGTACGTTTATGAAAATGAGAGCTTCTTGAGTAATGGAACCCGTCCGAAGCTTGTAATTTCATCGAACGGTCATGCTCTATATGCTTTTATCAATCAGAAGCTGGAAGGAGATTCTTTATTTAGTGAAGTTTCCAATATGAGAA CTAGCGCTTCTGAAGATAGTGCAGGTTTAGATTCTAAATTTGAAAGTCTCGTTAATTTAAAGGCTGGGAAGAATGACATTGCGATTCTTGGCATGACAGTGGGATTACAA CATGCAGGGCCATTTTATGATTCAATACCGGCAGGGCTAACAAGTGTCAAGTTGGAGGGGTTCAATAATGGAACCATTGACTTGTCATCAAATGCTTGGATCTATAAG ATTGGTTTAGAAGGAGAGCACTTAAAGATATACCTTCCGAGTGGTTTGAACAGTGTGAAGTGGCAGCCAACCTCAGAGCCACCAAAAAATCAGCCTCTCACGTGGTACATG ACCGTAGTGGATCCTCCACTTGGAGATGACCCGGTTGGTCTGGACATGATAGATATGGGGAAAGGCCTTGCTTGGCTGAAtggagaagaaattggaagatACTGGTCAAGGCGATCCTCTATATATGATAATTGCACCACCAGCTGCGATTACAGAGGCATATACAATCAGGACAAATGTCGCACTGGTTGTGGTGAACCAACTCAAAGATG GTACCATGTTCCAAGGTCTTGGTTTAAGCCATCTGGAAATATTCTTGTGATTTTTGAAGAGAAAGGGGGAGATCCAAGTAAAATTAAATTCTCAAGACGAAAAGTAACTGGTGTATGTGCTCTAATATCGGAGGATTATCCCTCTTTAGAATACGAATCATGGAATGAGGACATGACAGTGAAAAATGAAAGCAACCCAACTGTCCATCTGAGTTGTCCCAAGGGCACAATAATATCTGCAATAAAATTTGCAAGCTTTGGGACCCCTACTGGAGAATGCGGATCTTACAGCGTGGGAGACTGTCATGATTCTACTTCACTTTTAAAGGTTGAAAAG GTCTGCTTAAACAAGCAAGAGTGTGCTTTAGCGTTGTCAAACAGGAACTTCAATATGACTTTATGCCATGGCTCGACAAAGAAGCTTGCCGTTGAAGCTGAATGTAGTGGCAGCAGCTGA